In the Brettanomyces nanus chromosome 1, complete sequence genome, TGACAAGATAAGATAGCTTTGTGTCATAGTCTCGCTTAGAATTAAACACAGAACGGTTGTTGAGATAGTTTCCAAGTCGAGCAAGATGTTGCTGTTGACGCACCAATTCCCGATCCTGAAGAGACGGAGATGGCTGGAAAAGCAGCGTTATATACGTTCTTAAAATTCCGACAAGAACCATAACAACAGAAatgggaagaagaacccATAGCTTAATCAGGCTATCAATGAGGATATTCATAGTGACAGTGTGAAGGCCAACGAGAGAACCAAAGGAGAGTAAGGTTTGAAGATTAGAGATTTAAAAGGCGCGAAGACAGCTGAGTGATTTCTCTACTGGATCAAGCTCATTTTATCTGGCTAGGAAGACTATGAAGTTACGCATTGCTGCAGTTCAATTGAACCCAATTATTGGACATGTGGAAGACAATTGTCGAAGGGCTGTTCAAATTATTGAGATGGCCTTTAAATCCAGACAGCCCCCAGACCTTATCATCCTTCCAGAACTTGCATTAACGGGATACAATTTCAGGAATAGAGAGCATATTAATCCGTATCTTGAACTTAAAGGACAGGGACGCAGTTATAAACTTGGAAGACAACTCTCTGAAAAGTATCATTGCCATACATTACTCGGGTATCCTGAGAAATCTCGTTTGAGTTCGAACGATTTCAAGGTATATAACTCTGCTATACTGATATCTCCCTCAGGGGACGTTGTCTTCAACTATCGCAAGACATTTTTGTACGAGACGGATGAAAATTGGGGATGTGTGGAATCTCCGGATGGATTTCAGGCATTCAATTTGAATATAAAGGGACATACATTTAAAACCTCAATAGGTATCTGCATGGATTTAAATCCTTATAAATTCAAGGCACCATTTGACAAGTTCGAGTTTGCCAATTTTTGCTATAAAAATGATGTTGACttagttcttcttcctacTGCTTGGTTAAATACCAGCTGGAGTGAAGACTGGACACAGAATGATGTGGATAAGTACACCAAACTGTAccacaaagaagaagcgaTTGAAGTCAATACAGACGAGTCCCAGAACGAAATCATTTTGGCTCCCGAAGAACCAGATCACTTTGTTCGTTGCGAACCTGATAAGAAGACAGGAAGATATTGGATTCTGCGAATGAATCCGCTCTACACAAAGCCGCATCCAgggaaaaagaagcttgTCATAATTTGTAATAGAAGTGGAATGGAAGGAAGTATGATGTATGCTGGAACTTCATCGATATTTGAATTCAATGGAGGTCCGTCCAGATTCAATGAAGCTACAGGAGACATGTTTATAGACTTTAACGTTGACGGATCTTTGGGACAGGGTAATGAAGGGGTGCTCCTTAGAGGGGTAGAAATATAGTTAGTTAGTTAGTTAGTTAATCTGACAAATACAATAAGAAAACAGTACAATTTAGTTTGAGAGAATTAGCTCTTCTCGGCATTGTTGAGCTTTTTAAGTCTGTCgatctctttctgagtGTCGAAGAATACCTTCTTCCAGTGCTCAATCTCTCTGTAAGCCTTCTCCAATTCACTCTTAAGTTTCTCGTTGGAATTGGCCAACTCGTTGACTGTTTGGTCCATGATTAGCTTTTCCAAAGTCCATTTCTCAATGTTGGCACTCtcattctccttcaatcttcGAATGTATTCAGCAGCACGCTTGATAATCTGCGATTTATTACTATTGTGGGTAGGTAGTAAGTCCTGAAGCTCATGGATGGCCATATTTATTgactctcttcttcttctttcaaccTCCTTATGGTTCAACTTTCTCAACCGATGCCATTCCTCAGTTCCATGGGCAGGCTTTCCCATCTCCGGAGGAAGCTGAGTAACTTGGGGAACGGTTAAAGTTGCATTAACAGAATGTGGTGGCAATGCTGCTTCCAACTTTGCGGCCACATTGGCTTCAACGGCAGCGGCAGTTGCCGCAGCGGCCGTGGCAGCAGCACTAACGGCACTCAGGACAGTAGAGTCAGTCTCATCGCCAttaatcttctccttctcagaATTGTCTTCCGGCTTATTGTTGCTATCGTTTTCTTCGAGTTTGGTGGAAACTTCATTGCGATCCTTACCTCCATCAGCACCTTCCGGATCACCAGAAGCGTGACTATCACGTGTTTGCGTCGGAGCTTGTTCCTCGACCCTCGACCTCTTAGAGCCAGACACTGCTGTTTCTGAATGTTGCGTTCTCTTTCCAGACATTTCAAGACACACTCACTATAGTTGGTTCAGTCTAATAATTAAAATATACGTGTTTGGCGTGCAAATAGGATAAAATAAACAGCTTCTGTTTAACCAGTAATTAGAATAAAGTCAGGTGAGGAATGACCAGAGgtctttttttctcgtGTTTCGCAGAAATTTCATGTGATAAATTATTCGTCGAGTCGATCGACTCCACGCTTACTACAAGGCTTCATGGTAGACTTCTGGAATAGCTCTACATCCTCTCTTAAATATAAGAATCTTTAAAATATAGCGGGAAATTATAAGCCTCATTTCTTACGCTTGTAAATCTTGCTCAAGAAGGCAGTGAGAACTTCTCCCTTGAAACCTCTAGTCTCATCGACTCTGGCGATCTTTTCCTTTAGAATAGCAACTTCGTTCTCCTCGTATTGATGGTACAAGTCATCAATCTTTAATGCATAGAAAAGATCTTTGcacttcttttccttgaCCGCATCCTTTCTACCATAGTTTTCGTCTAAAACCTTTCTCTGTTCAGGTGTGCAGACATTTAGAGCGGTATTAACTACCCAAGAACACTTATTGTCTTGAATATCTGTTCCAATCTTACCGATATCTTCAGGCTTACCAAAGCAATCCAAGTAGTCGtcttgaatttggaaataTTGACCCAATGGGATCAAGACTTCTCTGGCCTGGCTCAAATCTTTCTCATTATCAATACCCGTCATGAACATAGCCAATGCAACAGGTAAGTAAAAACTGTAGAAGGCAGTTTTATATGTGATAATAAACATCTGCTTGTCAAGAGAAAACTTGTTCAAATCGACACTGTCCTCTGGGGCAGTAATCAAATCTAACAACTGACCACATTCAGTCTTAAAAGTGACATCGTGGAAAATTCCCATCAACTTCACATAGTAGGACTCATTAGAGaaatacttcttcaagagaatGTAGATTGCACCTTCCAACATGAATGCATCGTTAATAGCAATCTCTTTCACACCTTCCACTTTATACCAGCAAGggcttcctcttctggtaATCGACTGATCCATCATATCATCAGCAACCAAGAAATATGCCTGCAAAAGCTCAATACACCATCCCAAAACAGCTGCTCTCTTGTATTCCTCTACAGGAATATCTTCAACGGTCTGGTAGCCTTTCAAAATCCCATAAGTATCAACAACAGAGAGACCTCTATTCAATTTTCCAGAAGGAGTATTGTAATCCAAGTTTTGCTTGAACCACTGAATGGCATCCTGTGGCATACCATAGCTTTTCAACACTTCAATGGTCTCATCGACAAGATCGGGAAATACCGATAGGAATTTGCTTCTAGATCCAGCTTTATCTGCCTTCATACTGAAATTTTGTTAATGTTgaacaaaggaaaaatgTTGTCCATGCATATGAGGCATCCATGATATCCAAATAATTCTACCAATTAAGTAGCTCGTACCGAGTGAGCTTCGCGAGCCGGTGCCCATTTTTTGTTCTCTGCATCGAAGAAAAGTAAGAGACGGTCGGTAACCAAaataatttttcagtcgaaaattttttttgaatgttaaaaaataaaattaaaaaaaaattctttGATAAGATAGAATCCCTTTTGTTTAAAGGCATTGCTAAACATAATGACAGAAATAATGTCTAAGGACTCTGAGTATAAAAGCCATACATTGAGTAAGAAAGAACATAGGCTTCTTAGGAAGCTTGGAAAAAAAGCAACGgaagataagaaggaggtgaaggagGATAAAGGTACAAAGGGTATGGATCTTAATATATTAGACGaaagtgatgatgaaaatgaggttgaagactttgaaagtgagaagaaggaagaagaagaagaaaaagaagaaacggATGATGTTCCATATTCAGACGTCgaacttgatgatgatgcagacGTTGTTCCACATACAAAATTGACCGTCAATAACAACGCGGCAATTAAACAAGCATATGCAAGCATATCTATTCCATGGGAGAAGCATCCATTTGATGAGAGTCAAAGCATCATGTATCATGAGAAGGTTGAATTGGAGATTAAGGATATATATGATGATACAGAGAGAGAGCTtgccttcttcaagcaagGATTGGATGCTGCCAACGAAGGTAGAAAGAAGCTTTTAGCATTGAAGGTGCCGTTCTCTAGACCTGCAGATTATTTTGCCGAAATGGTGAAATCTGATGAACATATGGAGAAATTGAGATTGAAATTGGTGGCGGAGGCAACCGACAAGAAAGCCAAGGAAGAGGCTAAGAGACAGAGAGAGctcaagaagtttggtaAGCAAGTTCAGCACGAGACTCTTCAGCAGAGACAAAAGGACAAGCATGATACCTTGGACAAGATCAAGAGTCTccggaagaagagacagaaCAACGAGATCGATAACAAGGAATTTGACGTTGGTGTTGAGGAAGCCTCTGCgggtaaagaagaagtgtcaagaaagaaaagaagaattcaCAACCAGGTGATGTCAAAGAGTAAGGACAAAGGAAAACAGCAGAGACCTGGAAAGAGCAAGAGAAGACACTGGAAGAAATAAACTATGTGAATGTAATATTATCTATAATAACCTAATCATATTACTCAAACAACCCCGTACTTTGCAACTTATGCCAcgtctcttcatccacgTACCTCTGTAGAGAGGGCTCATCGTCTAAGCCTTTGCGTTTTCTCGTTTTCATGGTGAAATCTCTGGCTAGCGATTTGATAGGTGCCGGTTTAAGCAACGGAATGTAGCACGTGGAGTCCATTGGATCTCCAGGAGTTACCTGCCATTTAGTAAACACTGACTGACACATCGCCTTACCGTCAGTTAGAAGTCTGATATCGGTTTCAAGTCCCACTGAATCGATTACTGGAACCATACCAATAACTTTAGAAAGTGGTGTTCCATCAATGAAGCTCCTGTAAATGATCGATCCACGACGCTTGTCTAGAAAACGACCCATCTTCCCCGCAATCTTGGACAAACAAGTAATTTCAATCTCGAACAATGGCTCAAGCAATCTTGGAGTGCCCGTCATCAACGCACAATGACATGCTTTACGTACCATTTGAATAATCTGCGCACTGTTGGCTTCTATAAAATCGGGAGATATGCGAGCATCGATGATTCGAAACCTTACATCTCGAATAGGCTCATCACATAACGGCCCTTCTCTAGCAGCCCATCTGAATCCTTGAATGACCGATTCTTTTACTGCCATGAGGCTATCCTTATTGGTTTCATCAGGCAAAGTATCATCACACAACACGCAGGTACTATGATTCTCAACTGGTCCAAACGCCCAGATAGAATTGGCAGCTAAAGCGTCCCACCCATATTTTTGTCTGAAGATTTTACTCATCTTTCTTGCAGGTGTTGACATAGTGATCAACGCCCCTTCTAGATCTGAAGAAATCTGAGGGTCCAAAGGCTCGGCTATGATGGTTATTGAGTTCTTTTGGTTGTTGGACTTGATATCCAGTTTAACCATAGACATATCAACACAAGTTTCTGCAAATCTTGTCATTGGATCACTCACCTTGATGTCAATCTTAGTATATAGCTTCCTCAAATCTCTAAGTAGGCAATCCATATATAATTCTCCGTATCCAATAATGGCATGTTCACCTCCTTCCTCCACTTTAATCTCACACCCTGTATATGACTGGTTGGTATGTTTTAGTCCTTCAGTAAATTTAGCCATATCGGAAGGATTAAATGGCTGCACTGCCACCTTAAAAACGGGCTGTAGTACATGCCCCATTGGCTTGAAAATATGCATTTGGTCATCCGGGATGTGTATATCGTAAATTGTAGCCGTTTTAGTAATGAAGGAATCAATTCCGTGGCCTGATATCAATCCAATGGAGCCTGCAGGTATTCCTTCCACTTTGATGCGGTACCTTCCACATTCCAAAAAAGTTCTTCTAACATCCTGAACTTTCATATCCTCAGCAAACTCTTGTGAATAGCTTTCACCAAGAAGTTTGACCGACGAAGAAGGTTTCAACGTACCGGAAAGAACTCTCAATTCCGCATAAAACCTCGAACCATCTCTAGAGTTTACCAATTTCGAGACGTACGCAATAAGAGGACCATCACAATCACATTTTTGAACGTGTTCCGTGATTGAGTCTAATTTTTCTGACACGTATAAACTTTTCAGCTTATTAGGAGCATTCCTAATCGGTGAAGGTCCAATATCTCGCAACATTTCAGCAAAAGGGGATGAAGATAGACCAAAATAAGATCCCAGCAGACGCTTAAGTAAAACACGAGGATCCTTTTTGAACTCCGGGTGTCTGATATCTAATATACCAAGCTTCTTTCTAACGAATTCTTCTAAATTCTCTGGATCCAGTGTGATGGCACGCGTAACAATCTTGTAAATTGGTTCCAAAATGAATTTGACAAAAGTCCTTGAACTAGCAGAGCCAAGAACATCATCTGTAATCTTGGTAAATTTCCCATCGAGGAAATAAGAATCTCCCCAGAATTTGGCGGCAAGATCATAGGCAGATATGGCATTCAACTTGCGCTGTTGAATGTATAATTTAGCAAAGCTCATCAACGTGAAGCATATATTGAAAGTAGCTGACTCAAAGCAGACATTTCCTAAAGCTGGAGAAAGTACCGGACTGACATTTTCTCCACCTACTGCTTTTAACACATCGttcacttcttctatcGTCTTTCGAATTTTATAATAGGCATCTAGAGGGGTTAATCGAACTTCCATAATCAACCTATCGATTTTGCTGACCATAAGGCATATTTCGGTGTTTGTATTAACGGCAATTTTGAGAGCCAATTCTACCGATTTCGTCACACCTTCAAGAGCGTCCACCACGATGACCATAGTATCAGCCAATCTTACTGACGCTGCCACCTCATCAATGAAATTTGTATGCCCTGGTgcatcaatcaaattgaCAACCAACGAGTGTCCCGAGATATCTCCAAGAAGCATCGTCATGGTAGAGGCCTTAATGGTTATTCCTCTATCTACCTCCAACGTCTGGTTATCTGTATACCTAGAGCTTGGAGTGGATAACTTATGCGTCTCATTAACTAGCATATCCACAAATGAGGTCTTTCCAGAATGCAAGCTTCCACAGAGAGCCACATTCCTCACCTTTGAAGGgattttcatcaattccCACATGTATTGTTTCGAATACATTGTTTCAGGTAGATCTTTTTCCTCAATCTTGAATGCCTCTTCATCTAATGGCTCTACTATAGGTTCGTTGATGTTCTTAGCATCAACAGTAGCTACTATAGTCTCTACCTCGGAACCAAAAACTTCCTCAGCAGACGGATAGTATGCTTTATCCTCCGGTAAAATTATCTGATTCGATGATGTCTCtattcctttctcttcatggTCACTCTCCTCATTTTCCAcaatctgcttcaactcGTCGTGATCTTCTGAACTGATAGATGAGCTTTCCGAACTCTCTCCAGCGGATCCTCCAATAGGATTACCAAACTCATCGTATTCATCCATTCTGATAGATTTATAGAAGAAGGTAACAACTCAAAgtttggaaaaaaaaaatattaattagagaaataaaatagACAGCCATCTTTCAGAAATTGTATCTTTCAGAAGCCTTCcctttttccttctccGTGTTATCAATGGATTCTAATAGCGATGAGAGACCCCGAATAACGATAAGGCAGTCAATATATACGGCGCTACCCAATACAGATATTTTGAATACACAGGAAATTCAACGAGCACTTCGTGGAATAGGTCAGCAGGttgttcaagaaatttacctcgatgatgataacgGTCAAAACGTGGAGCATTTTGACTATAAGCCTGAGTTGAAAAGGCATTTTTCTGTTGCCTCGATTGTGGGATTGGGGTTTTCTATCATGAATGTGCCATTTGGTATATCTACTACGCTATCTCTAGGTTTGGTATGTGGAGGCAGCGTTACCATCTGCTGGGGATGGATATTGTTTGGCTTTTTTTCGGTGCTTATCACGCTTTCTTTGAGTGAAATAGTGTCCAAATTCCCCAGTTCTGGTGGTGTTTATCATTTTAGTTACTTGTTGGCCAATGAGAAATACGGATTGGTCACGTCTTGGTACACAGGCTGGTTTCTCATCATAGGAAATTGGCTCATGTTTATATCATGTGCCTTTGGAGGTTCTCAGTTTATTCTCTCTATTTTTGGTTTGAAAGAATCCGATTATAGGCATGACGACTATGTTGTCTTGTTGTTGtatattattattgttgttgtttcCGGGTTTGTCAACCTCCAGTGCCAAAAATACCTTGAGAAACTCAACAAGTTGTGCATATATTGGACAGTCTATACCATTTTGATTATGGACTTTTTattgcttctcttttccacCGAGTACCATGATTTGAAGTACATCTTTACGCATTTTGATGCCTCTAGAAGTGGCTGGCCTCCATTTCTTGCATTTGTCATCGGTGGAATCCAATTTTCTTCGATGACATTCAACGGCTATGGATCAATTACATCCATGAGCGAAGAAGTTCTTACTCCCGAAACCACCATACCTAAAGGAATGATATATTCGGTACTAATCAGTACTTTCATTGGAATAAGCTTTATAATTCCCATATTAACGATTCTTCCGGATCTTGAAAGGTTGCTAGACGATAATCCAGACATTTTTCCTATTGACATCGTCTTTAAGCTATCAACGAAATCATTTTTGGTGTCAATTGTCTTGGTACTACTTATAGTAGGTTCGTTGGTTTTTGCCACAGTCGGTACTCTTACCACTGCATCCAGAGTGGTGTATGCTTTTGGTAGAGACAACGGTTTACCTTTCAATTATCTATGGCAACGTGTGGATACTATGAAGGATGAGGAGATCGTTCCTAAAAATGCTTTATTATTGTCGGTTGGCTTTGCCTCTTTGATGggctttttctctttactCTCATCATCTGCTTTCAGTGCTTTCATTGGTTGTTCTGTTATTGCTTTAAACGTGGCAAATGGCATTCCAATATTGAGCTCTCTTTTGGGTAGACGGAGAAAGATCAGAGGTGCCGTATTCAAGCTTAGGAAGTTTGGATACCTTATCAACATTCTCAGCTGCCTATTCATTGTCTTCACCATAGTGTTTCTTTCCTTCCCTGCATCAAGTTACATTGACTTAAAGACGATGAACTATGCATTTGTGgtatttttcttctttgtggTATTGATTACTGCCTCATGGTTCGGCTGGGGAAGGAACCACTTTCAAGGACCCCCTATCAATCACACTGATTTTATagaaagaggagaaagttcttcttcttctgatccTCGTGTTATGGAAATACCTCTACaagatgcttcttcttctgtcgTATTCTCACAACAAAAGGAGGATAGAGCCGCTACGAATAGTGAAGATGTGGCTGGAAGAAATACATTTATAGTCTCAGAAGACTCGGATTCGGATTCCAACTCAGGTATCACAGATGTCTTTGATACTGGAGATCTTACAGTTCCTAAAGCTGCCAAGATGGCTGATTTGGTAGCAAAATAGCGCACTGTACCTATCTACAACTCCAAACCATCTTTTTATGTTTTATGTTTTATGTTTTATGTTTAGGTTAAAATTTATGTTTTATGTTTCATGCTTTATGTCAAGCTCTATGTATTCAATCACCATCCTTTTTTACTAACCTAGTCTAATAGTGCCAGAAGCTCCTACAGTCCACGGTTTATGATGCCCGTACCCTCACGACTTGTATGCTGTGATCTTTGTCGCTCCTTACACAGCATGGTAGAGATTCGACCGTTTCTCCTCCCTGCTAATTGGACGCATAGAAGGTACTACAAAAACCTACccaaggagaagagaacaagattcattgatgaaatgCAGAATGCATCCATCcacaaagatgaaaagcAGGTCTTGGATATCATTCCTGCCACTTTGGATGATGTTCTTGGCACGATACCGCGCAATTCTGACTCTCGTATTATCTATTGTTTAAGTGCACGAGACTTTCCACTTTCATTGGCCAAGCGTTTCTTTAGACTCGCACAACTCCGAGGACTTAACTTCAATAACATTTATTATGTTATCACCATGTTGGACAGTATCAGCAACAATCTTGATACGGATACGTTTGCTCGCTATAAGCAATACTATACCATAAGTCTTCGAAAGTTCGTCGAAGAACTTGCGCTTAAAATGAAGTTTGATATCTGCGACGATCATATGTTTGTCGTTTCAGATAAAGTCCAGAAACCATTGTTGCAGCTCTACGAAAGTATACCGTTACATTCTTGTACATATTATGTTATTGGAGAGACCAATTCGGGTAAATCTAAGCTTTCTAAGAGACTGATGAAGCTTGCTATGAAAGAGGGGAAATGTGTGAAACGAGTAGATGATGAGAACGGAGACtccaaagatgaagatgtaGATTCAAGACAGAATGCAAATCATTTTTATACGGTTTCTCCTTCACCGTTTAGAACTAGAAAGAACATGACATACTATGCTCCACAGTTTGATTTCACTCTTATAGATACTCCTGGATACTtgcagaaaagaaatgggATCTTTGGCATATTAAATGAACGATTGAGGCTGAACTTGTATACGCAGTATCAGGTAGATTCTGCTCCTTTAGGAGTGGAGTTCAAATCACCTACCACAACAGAGGTATTTAGCATAGGTgaattcttctttattaAGCCAAGAGGTATCACCGGCTTTAAATATCGAAGGTTTATGTACGGGAAGCCGGCAGTCTATTCTAGATACTCTGCTGCCACTCGAAAAATGGCCCGAAGTGATAGACTCGTCACGCCCAAAATGAGAAGGTACCTAATCCCTCCATTTAAGGGGAAAATCGACTTGATATTTGATAATATGGGCTATATAGAAATAGATAACTTCCAGGGAGACGGAAGTGATTACTGGCAGATATTTGCACCTCAAAatatcaagaagttgattcgGATCCCCAGTATGAGTGTATCTCTATTGAGTGGACAACTCGCGGACTATGCTCCCTTCTTGGAGATTCCAATGACAGTCAATGTTCAGGATTTTATAAGCGATCATCCAACTGAAATGTGAAATTActattattattgttgTTTTTATTGCgattatcttcattataCTTATAAAACGGACCGAATCATTTCTCATTTACTTTAAGCTCTCTCTCAGCTTCAGCCTTTTTATCAGCAGCGATATTTGCCAATCCCTGCTTCTCTAATCTCCGCTTAGTCATGTATGCGAAAAACAGCATACAGAACGGCTGCAATATTGAGTTAAGAACGAGCCATGCAACCAAAACGCCAAAGTTCCGACCAAGATTGCCTCTGTAGGTGTCCATAAGAACAACCTTCATTATCTCGTAACCATTTTTGATTGGCATAGCATAGGTGAATCTAAAAACCTGAGGACACAACTCGATGGGAGCAAAAGTTGCCGaaatgttgatgataaCAAAGAACAAAATCCAGAAACCAGTTGCAGGCGGTAGAGTGGCAGCTGTAACCATACTTACATTCTCGTTGGCACCACCAACTGCTGCCATGAGAAGATATGAAACCATCCACATAACACCGAACCCTCCTTTCCAAGCTCTGTTCAGATCTATTTGGAACGCCTTATTAAGACAAGTGTACGCAAGTGACAAGATTAAAAAGTTTGCCTGACTCATCAACAGACGTGTAATAATGTAGCTAACTGGCTTGACTCTCTGAGCCAATTCACCGTTCAATTTAATAAACCAAAGGATCTGGAAAAATGacaagatgatgatatagaTTAGACCGACCTGAAGCGGAGCAAGCATCATCGAGCTTATCACAGGATTGCCATCCACGTATTCGAAGTTTGGAGTGTTGGTGAGAAGAGGGTTCATTTGAAGTGCTCCAAACTGATCAGAGGATAGATTGGCAACAAGTTGAGGATAAATCTGTGTTTGCATGATGTTTCCGTAGATACCTCCCGCTTCCAACAATGCAGGCTTGACGTAACTAGCCACTGCAATCATGTCCCTGGCGGTCTCGTAGTAAGAGACAACTAAGCCAGTGTCGTTGAGGGTGCTGTTATTTTGCAAAGCTGAAACAAGCTCGGTGGAGGCATTGTTGCTGGAGACATAGATAGAACCCCAGTACTTTTCGGTATGAACCAACTTCACAACCTCTTCAGGTGGCATATACTTCTTGACAGTCCACCCGGCTAATCTATTGACCgatgaagagttgatgGCTCTAAGCAACGAACTGCTAATGACACCGCTCTCATCGTCTTCTACCACAACAAGCACTTTCAAGTTTATCAACCTGTCGTATCTATTATACATAGAACCCCAGTAGATAGAGAAAACCGCCAATACATAGGCCGATAACAAAAGAATAGTAAAGCCCCATTGTTTGAATGCAGTCTTCCTCAGGTCACTGTTCTCCGAGGCCCAAAATCCAAACTTTGGAGCCGGAGGAGGATCAGCAACTCCTTCATGAtgttcttcctcctcttgCGTATCTCTAGCAGCCTGGCCAGAGGCAACAGAGTATGCTGTATACTGTGAGACGCTTCGTAAAAGTCTGGAAGTTGCAGATTCAGGTTGGCTCTTATCCAACTCTTCGAGACCTGAAGCATTTTCGTATTCTTGAGGTGAACCCGAGACGCTGGAGCTGTTTTCcttcatttttgttagACTTGTTTCTGAGGGCATGTTTTAATAgtgaaaacaaaaatatCATTCAAAGTTGATGCGGAACTAGCCGGATATTATTTGGTCTTTATATTCCCATCGTTCGCCTGCCAACGAGTCCAATAACAAAGTAATCCGTATTTAAAAtgcttttttc is a window encoding:
- a CDS encoding uncharacterized protein (BUSCO:EOG09343ZVI); this encodes MSGKRTQHSETAVSGSKRSRVEEQAPTQTRDSHASGDPEGADGGKDRNEVSTKLEENDSNNKPEDNSEKEKINGDETDSTVLSAVSAAATAAAATAAAVEANVAAKLEAALPPHSVNATLTVPQVTQLPPEMGKPAHGTEEWHRLRKLNHKEVERRRRESINMAIHELQDLLPTHNSNKSQIIKRAAEYIRRLKENESANIEKWTLEKLIMDQTVNELANSNEKLKSELEKAYREIEHWKKVFFDTQKEIDRLKKLNNAEKS
- the FPS1 gene encoding glycerol channel (BUSCO:EOG09342N1Z); translated protein: MKADKAGSRSKFLSVFPDLVDETIEVLKSYGMPQDAIQWFKQNLDYNTPSGKLNRGLSVVDTYGILKGYQTVEDIPVEEYKRAAVLGWCIELLQAYFLVADDMMDQSITRRGSPCWYKVEGVKEIAINDAFMLEGAIYILLKKYFSNESYYVKLMGIFHDVTFKTECGQLLDLITAPEDSVDLNKFSLDKQMFIITYKTAFYSFYLPVALAMFMTGIDNEKDLSQAREVLIPLGQYFQIQDDYLDCFGKPEDIGKIGTDIQDNKCSWVVNTALNVCTPEQRKVLDENYGRKDAVKEKKCKDLFYALKIDDLYHQYEENEVAILKEKIARVDETRGFKGEVLTAFLSKIYKRKK
- the EBP2 gene encoding rRNA-processing protein and EBNA1-binding protein ebp2 (BUSCO:EOG09343G8X), which produces MTEIMSKDSEYKSHTLSKKEHRLLRKLGKKATEDKKEVKEDKGTKGMDLNILDESDDENEVEDFESEKKEEEEEKEETDDVPYSDVELDDDADVVPHTKLTVNNNAAIKQAYASISIPWEKHPFDESQSIMYHEKVELEIKDIYDDTERELAFFKQGLDAANEGRKKLLALKVPFSRPADYFAEMVKSDEHMEKLRLKLVAEATDKKAKEEAKRQRELKKFGKQVQHETLQQRQKDKHDTLDKIKSLRKKRQNNEIDNKEFDVGVEEASAGKEEVSRKKRRIHNQVMSKSKDKGKQQRPGKSKRRHWKK
- a CDS encoding uncharacterized protein (EggNog:ENOG41), with product MDSNSDERPRITIRQSIYTALPNTDILNTQEIQRALRGIGQQVVQEIYLDDDNGQNVEHFDYKPELKRHFSVASIVGLGFSIMNVPFGISTTLSLGLVCGGSVTICWGWILFGFFSVLITLSLSEIVSKFPSSGGVYHFSYLLANEKYGLVTSWYTGWFLIIGNWLMFISCAFGGSQFILSIFGLKESDYRHDDYVVLLLYIIIVVVSGFVNLQCQKYLEKLNKLCIYWTVYTILIMDFLLLLFSTEYHDLKYIFTHFDASRSGWPPFLAFVIGGIQFSSMTFNGYGSITSMSEEVLTPETTIPKGMIYSVLISTFIGISFIIPILTILPDLERLLDDNPDIFPIDIVFKLSTKSFLVSIVLVLLIVGSLVFATVGTLTTASRVVYAFGRDNGLPFNYLWQRVDTMKDEEIVPKNALLLSVGFASLMGFFSLLSSSAFSAFIGCSVIALNVANGIPILSSLLGRRRKIRGAVFKLRKFGYLINILSCLFIVFTIVFLSFPASSYIDLKTMNYAFVVFFFFVVLITASWFGWGRNHFQGPPINHTDFIERGESSSSSDPRVMEIPLQDASSSVVFSQQKEDRAATNSEDVAGRNTFIVSEDSDSDSNSGITDVFDTGDLTVPKAAKMADLVAK